Proteins from a genomic interval of Nocardioides jishulii:
- a CDS encoding acetyl/propionyl/methylcrotonyl-CoA carboxylase subunit alpha: MADQNPTQIKTLLVANRGEIALRVFETCEKLRIRRVAIHTAADADAPHVRDADHAVEVPSYLDVDAVVAAAVEAGADAVHPGYGFLSERSVFARALEKAGITLVGPSADVMDAMGRKDAAREIAVAAGVPVIPAYDIESDPATFAYPVLVKAAAGGGGKGMRVVRSPDDFAEARAAAAREGLSSFGDDTLLVEKYVESGRHVEVQVMGDAHGTVRHLFERDCSTQRRHQKVLEEAPAPTISDEERAAITASAVALATEVGYTNAGTVEFLLDNATGEFYFLEMNTRLQVEHPVTEEVVRIRGEKPDLVALQLAVASGQALDFAQEDVTLEGHAIEARVYAEDSFNGFLPQAGTASFVQWGMWTDVLGADVRVDHALESGQVVSTHFDPMLGKVIAYGEDREAARAALLDALDDTVVLGLTTNTGFLRTLAARDEFRDATIDTAWLDRNAVPAPDPATARGLAAALTVRHDEDSPFRTDGWRTGAEPAPVRVHLDEWVEVPAGVTTREPLRPQVKGLTRVQLGDERALAVARRHEVELVHRGQRFVFAFADPFADTAAAAGDGTLTAPMPGTVLEVTVAVGDRVVPDQTLGMMEAMKMELSLKAPFAGTVTEVGAAVGDLVTLGARLFVVEPSVVEPSVVEPSVVEPSVGEPSVVGPGEQS, translated from the coding sequence GTGGCTGACCAGAACCCCACCCAGATCAAGACCCTGCTCGTCGCCAACCGCGGCGAGATCGCCCTGCGCGTCTTCGAGACCTGCGAGAAGCTGCGCATCCGTCGCGTCGCCATCCACACGGCCGCCGACGCGGACGCTCCGCACGTACGCGACGCCGACCACGCCGTCGAGGTGCCCAGCTACCTCGACGTCGACGCGGTCGTCGCGGCCGCCGTCGAGGCCGGTGCCGACGCGGTCCACCCCGGCTACGGCTTCCTCTCCGAGCGCTCGGTCTTCGCCCGCGCCCTGGAGAAGGCCGGCATCACGCTGGTCGGTCCCTCGGCCGACGTCATGGACGCCATGGGCCGCAAGGACGCCGCCCGCGAGATCGCCGTGGCCGCAGGCGTCCCGGTGATCCCGGCGTACGACATCGAGAGCGACCCGGCGACCTTCGCCTACCCGGTGCTGGTCAAGGCCGCCGCCGGCGGTGGCGGCAAGGGCATGCGCGTCGTACGCAGCCCCGACGACTTCGCCGAGGCGCGCGCCGCCGCGGCCCGCGAGGGGCTCAGCTCCTTCGGCGACGACACCTTGCTGGTGGAGAAGTACGTCGAGTCCGGCCGCCACGTCGAGGTGCAGGTGATGGGCGACGCGCACGGCACCGTCCGCCACCTCTTCGAGCGCGACTGCTCCACGCAGCGCCGCCACCAGAAGGTGCTGGAGGAGGCTCCGGCGCCGACCATCAGCGACGAGGAGCGGGCCGCGATCACCGCCTCGGCCGTCGCTCTCGCCACCGAGGTGGGGTACACCAACGCCGGAACCGTCGAGTTCCTCCTCGACAACGCCACCGGCGAGTTCTACTTCCTCGAGATGAACACCCGCCTCCAGGTGGAGCACCCGGTCACCGAGGAGGTCGTCCGGATCCGCGGTGAGAAGCCCGACCTGGTCGCCCTGCAGCTCGCGGTCGCCTCCGGGCAGGCGCTCGACTTCGCCCAGGAGGACGTCACCCTGGAGGGCCACGCCATCGAGGCCCGGGTCTACGCCGAGGACTCGTTCAACGGGTTCCTGCCGCAGGCCGGCACCGCCAGCTTCGTGCAGTGGGGCATGTGGACCGACGTGCTGGGAGCCGACGTACGCGTCGACCACGCACTCGAGTCGGGCCAGGTCGTCTCCACCCACTTCGACCCGATGCTCGGCAAGGTCATTGCGTACGGGGAGGACCGCGAGGCCGCCCGCGCCGCGCTGCTCGACGCCCTCGACGACACCGTGGTGCTCGGCCTGACCACCAACACCGGTTTCCTGCGCACCCTCGCCGCCCGTGACGAGTTCCGCGACGCGACGATCGACACCGCGTGGCTCGACCGGAACGCGGTGCCCGCCCCCGACCCGGCGACGGCACGGGGCCTGGCGGCGGCGCTGACCGTACGGCACGACGAGGACAGCCCGTTCCGCACGGACGGCTGGCGCACCGGCGCCGAGCCCGCACCCGTACGCGTGCACCTCGACGAGTGGGTCGAGGTGCCGGCCGGCGTGACCACGCGCGAGCCCCTGCGCCCGCAGGTCAAGGGGCTGACCCGCGTCCAGCTCGGTGACGAACGGGCCCTCGCCGTCGCCCGGCGCCACGAGGTCGAGCTCGTCCACCGCGGCCAACGCTTCGTCTTCGCCTTCGCGGACCCGTTCGCCGACACCGCCGCGGCAGCGGGCGACGGCACCCTGACCGCGCCCATGCCCGGCACCGTCCTGGAGGTCACGGTCGCGGTCGGTGACCGCGTCGTGCCCGATCAGACGCTGGGCATGATGGAGGCCATGAAGATGGAGCTCTCGCTCAAGGCGCCCTTCGCCGGCACCGTCACCGAGGTCGGGGCAGCCGTGGGTGACCTCGTCACCCTGGGCGCGCGACTCTTCGTCGTCGAGCCCAGCGTTGTCGAGCCCAGCGTCGTCGAGCCCAGCGTCGTCGAGCCCAGCGTTGGCGAGCCCAGCGTCGTCGGGCCGGGGGAGCAGTCATGA
- a CDS encoding hydroxymethylglutaryl-CoA lyase, whose product MSHPDLPMTVPTTPITTHALPEAVTIYEVGPRDGLQNEKAVVPVEVKAEMVTRLLDAGLPIIEATSFVHPKWVPQLADAAELMGLLIDRIGDAARRMPVLVPNEKGLDRALDLGLEHIAVFGSATETFATKNLNRSYDEQFAMFEPTFARAKAAGMTVRGYLSMCFGDPWEGGVEIDAVVRAGVRLLDLGADELSLGDTIGVATAGHVQAMVAAFADAGVGPERLAMHFHDTYGQALANTLAAMQVGITTFDASAGGLGGCPYAKSATGNLATEDLLWMLKGLGVGTGVDLDKVVETSVFMADALGKTPASAVARALAGQ is encoded by the coding sequence ATGAGCCACCCGGACCTGCCGATGACGGTGCCCACGACGCCGATCACCACTCATGCGCTGCCCGAGGCGGTGACGATCTACGAGGTCGGCCCGCGCGACGGCCTCCAGAACGAGAAGGCGGTCGTCCCCGTCGAGGTGAAGGCCGAGATGGTCACCCGCCTGCTCGACGCCGGCCTCCCGATCATCGAGGCGACCAGCTTCGTCCACCCCAAGTGGGTGCCGCAGCTGGCCGACGCGGCCGAGCTGATGGGCCTGCTCATCGACCGGATCGGTGACGCGGCCCGTCGGATGCCCGTGCTGGTGCCCAACGAGAAGGGGCTCGACCGGGCCCTCGACCTCGGCCTGGAGCACATCGCCGTCTTCGGCTCCGCGACGGAGACCTTCGCGACCAAGAACCTCAACCGCTCCTACGACGAGCAGTTCGCGATGTTCGAGCCGACCTTCGCCCGCGCCAAGGCGGCTGGCATGACCGTGCGCGGCTACCTGTCGATGTGCTTCGGCGACCCCTGGGAGGGCGGCGTCGAGATCGACGCAGTCGTCCGCGCGGGCGTACGCCTGCTCGACCTGGGCGCCGACGAGCTCAGCCTCGGCGACACGATCGGTGTCGCCACCGCCGGCCACGTGCAGGCCATGGTCGCGGCGTTCGCCGACGCAGGCGTGGGGCCGGAGCGGCTGGCCATGCACTTCCACGACACCTACGGCCAGGCGCTCGCCAACACGCTCGCGGCGATGCAGGTGGGCATCACCACCTTCGACGCGTCCGCGGGCGGGTTGGGCGGCTGCCCCTACGCCAAGTCGGCGACCGGGAACCTCGCCACCGAGGACCTGCTGTGGATGCTGAAGGGTCTCGGAGTCGGCACCGGCGTCGACCTCGACAAGGTCGTCGAGACCTCGGTCTTCATGGCCGACGCGCTCGGCAAGACCCCTGCGTCGGCGGTCGCCCGCGCATTGGCCGGGCAGTGA
- a CDS encoding EcsC family protein: MGIGKKMVGGMATKVAPQFAHAAPGVTSRAVLEALDRAIDGVGPLKPAAVAAEKQLEEQGGDVVKAIREVIENNVALSGGQGFVTNLGGLATAAVAMPANVVGLAVIQCRMIAGIAHLRGHDLSDPRVRNGVLAALLGNEGVDELIKRKKLPGSPLALATARVHDPDLRTFLATEVGAFMVSKVAGKRLVSVAGRRIPVVGGVVGASADGYSTWRAGRYADKEFTPPRKRR, translated from the coding sequence ATGGGCATAGGGAAGAAGATGGTCGGAGGGATGGCGACGAAGGTCGCCCCGCAGTTCGCGCACGCCGCTCCCGGTGTGACCTCACGCGCCGTGCTCGAGGCGCTCGACCGGGCGATCGACGGGGTCGGTCCCCTCAAGCCCGCTGCCGTGGCCGCTGAGAAGCAGCTCGAGGAGCAGGGCGGCGACGTGGTCAAGGCGATCCGCGAGGTCATCGAGAACAACGTCGCCCTCTCCGGCGGCCAGGGCTTCGTGACCAACCTCGGCGGCCTCGCCACCGCCGCCGTCGCGATGCCGGCCAACGTGGTCGGCCTCGCCGTGATCCAGTGCCGGATGATCGCGGGCATCGCGCACCTGCGCGGCCACGACCTCTCCGACCCGCGCGTACGCAACGGCGTGCTCGCCGCCCTCCTCGGCAACGAGGGCGTGGACGAGCTCATCAAGAGGAAGAAGCTGCCCGGCTCCCCCCTCGCGCTGGCGACCGCCCGGGTCCACGACCCCGACCTGCGGACGTTCCTGGCCACCGAGGTGGGCGCCTTCATGGTCTCGAAGGTTGCCGGCAAGCGGCTGGTCAGCGTCGCAGGGCGCCGGATCCCCGTCGTGGGCGGAGTCGTCGGGGCGAGCGCCGACGGCTACTCGACCTGGCGCGCCGGACGCTACGCCGACAAGGAGTTCACTCCGCCGCGCAAGCGCCGGTAG
- the aat gene encoding leucyl/phenylalanyl-tRNA--protein transferase, with protein MPFEPPPSTWSLTEVTRDLARLDADDDLVAMGADLTPGTLLQAYRCGLFPMPSGRPGDPPMWFLPVRRGVLPLDGLRVSRSLRRSARTMEIRVNTAFSEVIAACGDPERPHAWIDDDIVDAYTELHEMGWAHSVEAWRHGELVGGLYGVATGGLFAGESMFHRVTDASKVALLGLVELMRDDHADSRLLDVQWSTDHLASLGVVEVTREEYAVRLAAALRLPLPAAFDDGRSDGPVLRPVVG; from the coding sequence GTGCCTTTCGAGCCCCCGCCGTCGACCTGGAGCCTCACCGAGGTGACGCGTGACCTCGCGCGCCTCGACGCCGACGACGACCTCGTGGCGATGGGCGCCGACCTGACCCCGGGCACGCTCCTCCAGGCCTACCGCTGCGGCCTCTTCCCGATGCCGAGCGGCCGACCGGGTGATCCTCCGATGTGGTTCCTGCCGGTCCGGCGCGGGGTGCTGCCGCTCGACGGGCTCCGGGTCTCGCGGTCGTTGCGGCGCTCGGCCCGCACGATGGAGATCCGGGTCAACACCGCCTTCTCGGAGGTGATCGCCGCCTGCGGCGACCCGGAGCGACCGCACGCCTGGATCGACGACGACATCGTCGACGCCTACACCGAGCTGCACGAGATGGGGTGGGCCCACTCGGTCGAGGCGTGGCGTCACGGTGAGCTCGTCGGTGGGCTCTACGGCGTCGCGACCGGAGGCCTCTTCGCGGGCGAGTCGATGTTCCACCGGGTCACCGACGCCTCCAAGGTGGCGCTGCTGGGGCTGGTCGAGCTGATGCGCGACGACCACGCCGACAGTCGGCTGCTCGACGTGCAGTGGAGCACCGACCACCTCGCCTCCCTGGGCGTCGTCGAGGTCACCCGCGAGGAGTACGCGGTCCGCCTCGCCGCAGCCCTGCGGCTGCCGCTTCCGGCCGCGTTCGACGACGGTCGGAGTGACGGTCCGGTCCTCCGTCCGGTCGTCGGCTGA
- a CDS encoding SulP family inorganic anion transporter: protein MTAPAPTSSATRSPDTVRAVLRSPRRLRTEALAGLVVALALIPEAIAFSVITGVDPRVGLFTSVIMAISIAFLGGRPAMISASTAAVAVVVAPVMKEHGYDFLVATVILGGLFQVLMALAGVARLMRFVPRSVMVGFLNALATLVLLSQVEHVVDVPWQVYPLVLLGLVVIVGFPRLTSSVPAPLVGVVVVTVVAVALGLDVPTVGDQGEMPKSLPTLFLPDVPLTWDTLATIAPYAFAMAIVGLLESLLTAKLVDDITDTPSNKTREAWGQGVSNAIAGFFGGQGGCAVVGQTMMNVKNSGARTRVSTFLTGLWLLLLVLGLTDVVAAIPMAALVAVMVIVAVTAFEWHSITPATLRRMPRSETFVMATTVALTLGTQNLAIGVGGGTLVAMVLFARRVAHLTETHRELRRDEAGDYAHYRVTGQLFFASSNDLYTQFDYADDPERVVIDLSDAVVWDASTVAALDSIETKYARRGKHTLITGLDEASAERHGRLTGTL from the coding sequence GTGACAGCACCGGCCCCCACCTCCAGCGCGACCCGCTCCCCTGACACCGTCCGCGCGGTGCTGCGGTCGCCGCGCCGGCTGCGTACGGAGGCGCTGGCCGGCCTGGTCGTCGCGCTCGCCCTCATCCCCGAGGCGATCGCGTTCAGCGTCATCACCGGCGTCGATCCCCGGGTGGGGCTCTTCACCTCGGTCATCATGGCGATCTCGATCGCCTTCCTGGGCGGGCGGCCGGCAATGATCTCGGCGTCCACGGCGGCCGTGGCCGTGGTGGTCGCGCCGGTCATGAAGGAGCACGGCTACGACTTCCTGGTCGCCACCGTGATCCTCGGCGGCCTCTTCCAGGTGCTGATGGCGCTCGCCGGCGTCGCCAGGCTGATGCGCTTCGTGCCCCGCTCGGTGATGGTCGGCTTCCTCAACGCGCTGGCCACGCTCGTGCTGCTCTCCCAGGTGGAGCACGTCGTCGACGTGCCGTGGCAGGTCTATCCGCTGGTGCTGCTCGGACTCGTGGTGATCGTGGGCTTCCCCCGGCTCACCTCGAGCGTCCCGGCGCCCCTGGTGGGCGTGGTGGTCGTGACGGTGGTGGCGGTCGCCCTGGGCCTCGACGTGCCCACGGTGGGTGACCAGGGCGAGATGCCGAAGTCGCTGCCGACCCTCTTCCTCCCCGACGTGCCCCTGACCTGGGACACGCTCGCCACCATCGCCCCCTACGCCTTCGCGATGGCGATCGTGGGCCTGCTGGAGTCACTGCTCACGGCCAAGCTGGTCGACGACATCACCGACACCCCCTCCAACAAGACCCGCGAGGCCTGGGGCCAGGGCGTCAGCAACGCGATCGCGGGCTTCTTCGGCGGCCAGGGCGGGTGCGCCGTGGTGGGCCAGACGATGATGAACGTCAAGAACTCCGGTGCCCGGACGCGCGTCTCGACCTTCCTCACCGGCCTCTGGTTGCTGCTCCTCGTGCTCGGCCTGACCGACGTGGTCGCGGCGATCCCGATGGCCGCCCTCGTCGCCGTGATGGTGATCGTGGCGGTGACCGCCTTCGAGTGGCACTCGATCACGCCCGCGACCCTGCGCCGCATGCCGAGGTCGGAGACCTTCGTGATGGCGACGACCGTGGCGCTGACCCTGGGCACCCAGAACCTGGCCATCGGCGTCGGCGGAGGCACCCTGGTGGCGATGGTGCTCTTCGCACGCCGGGTCGCCCACCTGACCGAGACCCACCGCGAGCTGCGCCGCGACGAGGCCGGCGACTACGCGCACTACCGCGTGACCGGCCAGCTCTTCTTCGCCTCCAGCAACGACCTCTACACGCAGTTCGACTACGCCGACGACCCCGAGCGGGTCGTGATCGACCTCTCGGACGCCGTCGTCTGGGACGCCTCGACGGTGGCAGCGCTGGACTCGATCGAGACGAAGTACGCCCGCCGCGGCAAGCACACGCTGATCACCGGCCTCGACGAGGCCAGCGCCGAACGGCACGGACGCCTCACCGGCACCCTGTGA
- a CDS encoding NAD(P)/FAD-dependent oxidoreductase, producing the protein MDHHNETTSDALVIGGGPAGLQAALTLARVHRHVVLVDDNRPRNAAASRMYNFITHDGTPPSVFREHGRRDLAAYDTVTLLDDSVREVRRTGDGFVAHTESGQELRARRVVLATGVRDELPEIDGLEELWGTLVHHCPFCHGHELAGGRVGLLASPSAAHLTGIIGPFASEVVVLEDVVGVKELDGRLEVRLGDGSTTELDGLFVATNLHPAAPHAEQLGLTTLESGAVEVDLLGRTSDPQVFAAGDLAHHRDLPMPSGSVLAAAAAGQVAGSACLSSLLAD; encoded by the coding sequence ATGGACCACCACAACGAGACCACGTCGGACGCTCTCGTCATCGGCGGCGGGCCCGCTGGGTTGCAGGCCGCGCTGACCCTGGCGCGGGTGCACCGCCACGTCGTCCTCGTCGACGACAACCGGCCCCGCAACGCGGCCGCCAGCCGCATGTACAACTTCATCACCCACGACGGCACCCCGCCGTCGGTCTTCCGCGAGCACGGGCGCCGCGACCTGGCGGCGTACGACACCGTGACGCTGCTCGACGACTCCGTACGCGAGGTGCGGCGCACCGGTGACGGTTTCGTGGCGCACACCGAGAGTGGCCAGGAGCTGCGTGCCCGCAGGGTCGTCCTCGCCACCGGGGTCCGTGACGAGCTGCCCGAGATCGACGGCCTCGAGGAGCTGTGGGGCACGCTCGTGCACCACTGCCCCTTCTGCCACGGCCACGAGCTGGCCGGTGGCCGGGTCGGCCTCCTCGCGAGCCCCAGCGCGGCCCACCTGACCGGGATCATCGGGCCGTTCGCCTCCGAGGTGGTCGTGCTCGAGGACGTCGTGGGGGTCAAGGAGCTCGACGGACGCCTGGAGGTTCGCCTCGGCGACGGTTCGACCACGGAGCTCGACGGACTCTTCGTCGCCACGAACCTCCACCCGGCCGCCCCTCACGCCGAACAGCTGGGCCTGACGACGCTGGAGAGCGGGGCGGTCGAGGTCGACCTGCTCGGGCGCACCAGCGACCCGCAGGTCTTCGCCGCCGGCGACCTCGCCCACCACCGCGACCTCCCGATGCCATCGGGCAGCGTGCTCGCCGCGGCAGCCGCCGGACAGGTCGCCGGGAGCGCCTGCCTGAGCAGCCTTCTCGCCGACTGA
- a CDS encoding Fpg/Nei family DNA glycosylase, translating into MPELPEVHALAHDLDQRLRDRAITRVDLASFQALKTFDPPLSALHGTLVEGVTRHGKFLDINASGVHLVIHLARAGWIRWREDVPKLPPKPGGKSPLAARIVLDEDSDGSGFTPGLDITEAGTKKSLAIHVTHDPATVPGIARLGPDPMSEEFTVEVLAGILADAGRAQLKGVLRQQGTIAGIGNAYSDEILHAAKMSPFKPASSLDEGEVATLYAALRTTLDDAVTRSTGLAASELKGEKKSHLAVHGRTGQKCPVCGDTVREVSFADSSLQYCPTCQTGGKPLADRRMSKLLK; encoded by the coding sequence ATGCCCGAGTTGCCCGAGGTGCACGCGCTGGCCCACGACCTCGACCAGCGTCTGCGTGACCGCGCGATCACCCGCGTCGACCTGGCCTCCTTCCAGGCGCTCAAGACCTTCGACCCGCCGCTGAGCGCGCTGCACGGCACGCTGGTCGAGGGCGTCACCCGGCACGGCAAGTTCCTCGACATCAACGCCTCCGGGGTGCACCTGGTCATCCACCTCGCCCGCGCCGGCTGGATCCGGTGGCGCGAGGACGTCCCGAAGCTCCCCCCGAAGCCGGGCGGCAAGAGCCCGCTCGCCGCGCGGATCGTGCTCGACGAGGACTCCGACGGCTCCGGCTTCACCCCCGGCCTGGACATCACCGAGGCGGGCACCAAGAAGAGCCTGGCCATCCACGTCACCCACGACCCGGCGACGGTTCCGGGCATCGCCCGGCTCGGCCCCGACCCGATGAGCGAGGAGTTCACCGTCGAGGTGCTCGCCGGCATCCTCGCCGACGCGGGCCGCGCCCAGCTCAAGGGCGTGCTGCGCCAGCAGGGCACGATCGCCGGCATCGGCAACGCCTACTCCGACGAGATCCTGCACGCCGCCAAGATGTCGCCCTTCAAGCCGGCCAGCAGCCTCGACGAGGGTGAGGTCGCGACACTGTACGCAGCCCTGCGTACGACGCTCGACGACGCCGTCACCCGCAGCACCGGCCTGGCCGCCAGCGAGCTCAAGGGCGAGAAGAAGTCGCACCTCGCGGTGCACGGGCGCACCGGGCAGAAGTGCCCGGTCTGCGGCGACACCGTGCGCGAGGTCTCCTTCGCCGACTCGTCGTTGCAGTACTGCCCGACCTGCCAGACCGGCGGCAAGCCGTTGGCCGACCGGCGGATGAGCAAGCTCCTGAAGTAG
- a CDS encoding WXG100 family type VII secretion target, which translates to MGEHFRLDVDVSALRRAQRQMVRHAEALGAGERVLRRAPDRWRQGWTGDASDFMAGQARELASDTRGFVRRLEAAEGAVKAFADRLDEAVDHELPDLNRRWEEAARVHDAAVKAADRQRARSMGNLPEGTTGQERQQARRETDEIRSSAVSVASGVHSAAKEKLEGEYDDLVNDLTRAARTMSRRLQESVPLPIKAGEAGPFTARGLAQHPMGRLPSDDLLRRLRDQAEKEYGGPAHDLLLELTKPSNDLAEVTEMLERARGLGLHPRQFKETLDQYWFLDAAADAGIDMSTWDPSKGAEFNRETIMKVYRYYGDLYLENSDLQWAGMANMIGPSFAGGFLDLGMVRSWAQKVDSMGSSPFGPVTPSATIDVLAGMTDEELTFYETTLLGMQKNIFFDQGRTHQAYNEGGIAAILEMYEAGAIPKDVYDAWVGLDSGDTQRVSDANVEFLRREQEVVIKEDYLRMYNRPLTGEAMTWVMTQIGKPSIPGAKSFAELYPVQMAVDTGPFNKVRIPGTPITLDNPLVVTVYVDTPFADGNVALFEDRWRLIKEDTLPAYQKLLSEDPELARALIAADVPERVEQYRLKNTLDDILEHLRDGWEIDRIEQ; encoded by the coding sequence ATGGGGGAGCACTTCAGGCTCGACGTCGACGTCAGCGCGCTGCGACGGGCGCAGCGGCAGATGGTCCGGCACGCCGAGGCCCTGGGTGCCGGTGAGCGGGTCCTGCGTCGCGCGCCTGACCGCTGGAGGCAGGGCTGGACCGGCGACGCGTCCGACTTCATGGCAGGTCAGGCCCGCGAGCTCGCGAGCGACACCCGCGGCTTCGTACGCCGTCTCGAGGCCGCGGAGGGCGCGGTCAAGGCCTTCGCCGACCGGCTCGACGAGGCGGTCGACCACGAGCTCCCTGACCTCAACCGCCGGTGGGAGGAGGCAGCCCGGGTCCACGACGCCGCGGTGAAGGCGGCCGACCGGCAACGTGCGAGGTCCATGGGCAACCTGCCCGAGGGCACCACCGGCCAGGAGCGCCAGCAGGCGAGGCGCGAGACCGACGAGATCCGCTCCTCCGCCGTCAGCGTGGCCTCTGGGGTGCACTCGGCAGCGAAGGAGAAGCTCGAGGGCGAGTACGACGACCTCGTCAACGACCTGACCCGCGCTGCGCGGACGATGTCGCGGCGGCTGCAGGAGTCCGTGCCGCTACCGATCAAGGCCGGCGAGGCGGGTCCGTTCACCGCCCGGGGCCTGGCGCAGCACCCGATGGGCAGGCTGCCCAGCGACGACCTCCTGCGCCGGTTGCGCGACCAGGCCGAGAAGGAGTACGGCGGCCCGGCGCACGACCTGCTTCTCGAGCTGACGAAGCCGTCGAACGACCTCGCCGAGGTCACCGAGATGCTCGAGCGGGCGCGCGGCCTGGGGCTGCACCCGCGGCAGTTCAAGGAGACCCTCGACCAGTACTGGTTCCTCGACGCCGCGGCTGACGCCGGGATCGACATGAGCACGTGGGACCCCAGCAAGGGCGCGGAGTTCAACCGCGAGACGATCATGAAGGTCTACCGCTACTACGGCGACCTCTACCTCGAGAACTCCGACCTCCAGTGGGCCGGGATGGCCAACATGATCGGCCCCTCCTTCGCCGGCGGCTTCCTCGACCTCGGGATGGTCCGCTCCTGGGCGCAGAAGGTCGACTCGATGGGCTCCTCCCCCTTCGGGCCGGTCACCCCGAGCGCCACGATTGACGTGCTCGCCGGGATGACCGACGAGGAGCTGACGTTCTACGAGACCACCCTGCTCGGCATGCAGAAGAACATCTTCTTCGACCAGGGCCGCACCCACCAGGCCTACAACGAGGGCGGGATCGCAGCGATCCTCGAGATGTACGAGGCGGGCGCGATCCCCAAGGACGTGTACGACGCCTGGGTCGGCCTGGACTCGGGCGACACGCAGCGGGTCTCCGACGCCAACGTCGAGTTCCTCCGGCGCGAGCAGGAGGTCGTCATCAAGGAGGACTACCTCCGGATGTACAACCGTCCGCTCACCGGAGAGGCGATGACCTGGGTGATGACCCAGATCGGCAAGCCGTCCATCCCCGGCGCCAAGTCGTTCGCCGAGCTCTACCCGGTGCAGATGGCGGTGGACACGGGGCCGTTCAACAAGGTGAGGATCCCCGGCACGCCGATCACGCTGGACAACCCGCTCGTGGTCACGGTGTACGTCGACACCCCCTTCGCCGACGGCAACGTGGCGCTCTTCGAGGACCGGTGGCGACTCATCAAGGAGGACACCCTGCCCGCCTACCAGAAGCTGTTGAGCGAGGACCCCGAGCTGGCGCGGGCGCTGATCGCGGCCGACGTGCCCGAACGCGTGGAGCAGTACCGTCTCAAGAACACGCTCGACGACATCCTCGAGCACCTGCGCGACGGCTGGGAGATCGATCGCATTGAACAGTAG
- a CDS encoding ATP-binding protein translates to MDPIRNPYAPGAGQRPPELAGRDAQLAAFDVVLERVAKGRPERSIVLTGLRGVGKTVLLNALRSAAVRKRWGTGKLEARPDQGLRRPLSSALHQAVRELGHPQAEEADHVLGVIRSFAQREAGSGAKLRDQWSPGIDAPAVRGRADSGDIEIDLVELFTDVGGLAQDVGKGVAIFIDEMQDLGPDDVSALCAACHEMSQSRLPVIVVGAGLPHLPAVLSASKSYSERLFSYQRIDRLTREGTDAALSLPAEDEDACYTVEALDALHLATGGYPYFIQAYGKAVWDRAPRSPITLDDVTVASPEAEAELAVGFFGSRYERATPGERDYLRAMSDAAVAMAERGEEEVDDIGSVPTADVAAILGKKPQSLSPARDALLKKGLIYSGERGKIAFTVPHFGKYLRTQA, encoded by the coding sequence GTGGACCCGATCAGGAACCCGTACGCCCCCGGTGCCGGCCAACGACCCCCCGAGCTCGCCGGCCGCGACGCCCAGCTGGCCGCCTTCGACGTGGTGCTGGAGCGCGTCGCCAAGGGGCGCCCGGAGCGCTCCATCGTGCTGACCGGGCTGCGCGGCGTCGGCAAGACCGTGCTGCTGAACGCGCTGCGCTCGGCCGCCGTGCGCAAGCGCTGGGGGACCGGCAAGCTGGAGGCCCGTCCCGACCAGGGCCTGCGCCGTCCCCTGTCGAGCGCACTGCACCAGGCCGTCCGCGAGCTCGGCCACCCGCAGGCGGAGGAGGCCGACCACGTGCTCGGCGTGATCCGCTCCTTCGCCCAGCGCGAGGCGGGGTCGGGTGCCAAGCTGCGCGACCAGTGGAGCCCGGGCATCGACGCCCCCGCCGTGCGCGGACGCGCCGACTCGGGCGACATCGAGATCGACCTCGTCGAGCTCTTCACCGACGTGGGCGGGCTCGCCCAGGACGTCGGCAAGGGCGTGGCGATCTTCATCGACGAGATGCAGGACCTCGGCCCCGACGACGTCTCCGCGCTCTGCGCGGCGTGCCACGAGATGAGCCAGTCCCGACTGCCGGTGATCGTGGTCGGCGCCGGCCTGCCCCACCTGCCAGCCGTGCTGTCGGCGTCGAAGTCCTACTCCGAGCGCCTCTTCTCCTACCAGCGGATCGACCGGCTCACCCGCGAGGGCACCGACGCCGCGCTCTCGCTGCCCGCCGAGGACGAGGACGCCTGCTACACCGTCGAGGCGCTCGACGCCCTGCACCTGGCGACCGGCGGCTACCCCTACTTCATCCAGGCGTACGGCAAGGCGGTCTGGGACCGCGCCCCGCGTTCGCCGATCACCCTGGACGACGTCACGGTCGCCTCGCCCGAGGCGGAGGCGGAGCTGGCGGTCGGCTTCTTCGGCTCCCGCTACGAGCGCGCGACGCCGGGGGAGCGCGACTACCTGCGCGCCATGTCGGACGCAGCGGTGGCGATGGCCGAGAGGGGCGAGGAGGAGGTCGACGACATCGGTTCGGTGCCGACGGCCGACGTGGCGGCGATCCTCGGCAAGAAGCCGCAGTCGCTCTCCCCGGCGCGCGACGCCCTGCTGAAGAAGGGGCTGATCTACTCGGGCGAGCGAGGCAAGATCGCCTTCACCGTGCCGCACTTCGGCAAGTACCTGCGTACGCAGGCGTGA